A window from Oncorhynchus mykiss isolate Arlee chromosome 9, USDA_OmykA_1.1, whole genome shotgun sequence encodes these proteins:
- the LOC118965937 gene encoding membrane-associated guanylate kinase, WW and PDZ domain-containing protein 3-like, producing MSKAAVRKLHWHSKVQDSFIPLVGSSGDLGVSVGGGADYGEFPFVTAAPGGGLTVGDVILEIGGTPVLGMTLGDVRGVLHSCLHPIRIKTVSPGAVRLSVVTYSLVWGHTVNAAASSIS from the coding sequence ATGTCTAAGGCAGCCGTGAGGAAGCTGCACTGGCACTCCAAGGTCCAGGATAGCTTCATCCCCCTGGTTGGTTCCTCGGGGGATCTGGGCGTGTCAGTGGGCGGTGGAGCCGACTATGGAGAGTTCCCATTCGTCACAGCAGCCCCTGGGGGCGGGCTCACTGTGGGCGACGTAATCCTTGAGATTGGGGGAACCCCTGTGTTAGGGATGACACTAGGAGATGTCCGGGGGGTCCTCCACTCCTGCCTCCATCCCATCCGCATCAAGACCGTCTCACCAGGTGCTGTAAGGCTCAGTGTGGTAACTTACTCCTTGGTCTGGGGACACACTGTGAATGCTGCTGCTTCCTCTATCTCTTAA